One window from the genome of Actinoplanes teichomyceticus ATCC 31121 encodes:
- a CDS encoding antibiotic biosynthesis monooxygenase family protein, which yields MLVLNRFLVPPDTQDGFLEQAHAALAALARCPGYRSGRLTRALEDTASWALVTEWESVGAYRRALGAFDVKVHATPLLARALDEPSAFETLAGAGPGEQVVVTASDRAAEPWR from the coding sequence ATGCTGGTGCTCAACCGTTTCCTGGTCCCGCCGGACACGCAAGACGGCTTCCTGGAGCAGGCGCACGCCGCGCTCGCCGCCCTGGCCCGCTGTCCCGGTTACCGGTCCGGCCGGCTCACCCGGGCCCTGGAGGACACCGCGAGCTGGGCCCTGGTGACCGAGTGGGAGTCGGTCGGAGCGTACCGCCGCGCGCTGGGCGCGTTCGACGTCAAGGTGCACGCCACCCCGCTGCTCGCCCGGGCGCTGGACGAGCCGTCCGCCTTCGAGACGCTGGCCGGCGCCGGGCCGGGGGAGCAGGTCGTGGTCACCGCCAGTGACCGGGCCGCCGAGCCGTGGCGCTGA
- a CDS encoding glycine--tRNA ligase, whose amino-acid sequence MPADRIDSVVSLAKRRGFVFPSSEIYGGTRSAWDYGPLGVELKENVRRQWWRTMVQQRDDIVGLDSAVILARDVWAASGHLDAFVDPLTECQSCHKRFRADHLEEAYEAKHGNPPASLQELNCPNCGNKGTFTEPKMFNGLMKTYLGPTESTEGLHYLRPETAQGIFVNYANVATAARKKPPFGIAQVGKSFRNEITPGNFIFRTREFEQMEMEFFVAPGSDEQWHEYWLQERWNWYRDLGLSESNLRFYEHPSEKLSHYSKRTVDIEYRFQFGGTEFAELEGIANRTDFDLSTHSKHSGVDLSYFDQEKGERWTPYVIEPAAGLTRAVLAFLLEAYDEDEAPNTKGGVDKRTVMRFDPRLAPVKVAVLPLSRNPELSPKAKGLAADLRKRWIVEFDDSQAIGRRYRRQDEIGTPFCVTVDFDTLTDNAVTVRDRDTMKQERVSLDQIEDYLIKRLPGC is encoded by the coding sequence ATGCCTGCCGACCGCATCGATTCCGTTGTCAGCCTTGCCAAGCGCCGGGGCTTCGTCTTTCCCTCCAGCGAGATCTACGGAGGGACCCGCTCGGCCTGGGACTACGGTCCGCTGGGCGTCGAGCTGAAGGAGAACGTCCGCCGGCAGTGGTGGCGGACCATGGTCCAGCAGCGGGACGACATCGTCGGCCTGGACTCGGCCGTGATCCTGGCCCGTGACGTCTGGGCCGCCTCCGGTCACCTCGACGCGTTCGTCGACCCGCTGACCGAGTGCCAGTCCTGCCACAAGCGCTTCCGGGCCGACCACCTGGAGGAGGCGTACGAGGCCAAGCACGGCAACCCGCCGGCCTCCCTGCAGGAGCTCAACTGCCCCAACTGCGGCAACAAGGGCACCTTCACCGAGCCGAAGATGTTCAACGGCCTGATGAAGACCTACCTCGGCCCGACCGAGAGCACCGAGGGCCTGCACTACCTGCGCCCGGAGACCGCCCAGGGCATCTTCGTCAACTACGCCAACGTGGCGACCGCGGCGCGCAAGAAGCCGCCGTTCGGCATCGCGCAGGTCGGCAAGAGCTTCCGCAACGAGATCACCCCGGGCAACTTCATCTTCCGTACGCGTGAGTTCGAGCAGATGGAGATGGAGTTCTTCGTCGCGCCCGGCAGCGACGAGCAGTGGCACGAGTACTGGTTGCAGGAGCGCTGGAACTGGTACCGCGACCTCGGCCTGTCGGAGAGCAACCTGCGCTTCTACGAGCACCCCAGCGAGAAGCTCTCGCACTACTCCAAGCGGACCGTCGACATCGAGTACCGCTTCCAGTTCGGCGGCACCGAGTTCGCCGAGCTGGAGGGCATCGCCAACCGCACCGACTTCGACCTGTCCACGCACTCCAAGCACTCCGGCGTCGACCTGTCCTACTTCGACCAGGAGAAGGGCGAGCGCTGGACGCCGTACGTGATCGAGCCGGCGGCCGGGCTCACCCGCGCGGTGCTGGCCTTCCTGCTGGAGGCGTACGACGAGGACGAGGCGCCGAACACCAAGGGCGGCGTCGACAAGCGCACGGTCATGCGGTTCGACCCGCGGCTCGCGCCGGTCAAGGTCGCCGTGCTGCCGCTGTCGCGCAACCCGGAGCTGTCGCCGAAGGCCAAGGGGCTCGCCGCCGACCTGCGCAAGCGCTGGATCGTCGAGTTCGACGACTCGCAGGCGATCGGCCGCCGGTACCGCCGGCAGGACGAGATCGGCACGCCGTTCTGCGTCACCGTCGACTTCGACACCCTCACCGACAACGCGGTGACGGTGCGCGACCGCGACACCATGAAGCAGGAGCGGGTGTCGCTCGACCAGATCGAGGACTACCTGATCAAGCGCCTGCCGGGCTGCTGA
- the dusB gene encoding tRNA dihydrouridine synthase DusB produces MLGNHAVNPPVVLAPMAGITNVAFRRLCREQGGGVYVCEMITTRALVERIPKTLKMIAFAEDEKFRSLQLYGVDPDVTAAAVRMVGENDLADHIDLNFGCPVPKVTRRGGGSALPWRRKLFGRIVRQAAEAAAAYGIPLTIKMRKGIDDDHLTYVEAGLTAQDAGVAAVALHARTAEQRYSGQADWDAIATLKQALDVPVLGNGDIWEGSDALRMVAHTGVDGVVVGRGCLGRPWLFADLEAAFTQGAGYRPVLPALGEVAKIMSRHAQLLVEALEDERHGCADFRKHVAWYLKGFPVGGDLRRSLAMISSLAELDDLLARLDPAVPFPVESLGQPRGRVNAPGKVALPHGWLDSRDDDTVPEGAETDESGG; encoded by the coding sequence ATGCTCGGCAACCACGCCGTCAACCCGCCTGTCGTCCTCGCCCCGATGGCCGGGATCACCAACGTGGCGTTCCGGCGACTCTGCCGGGAGCAGGGCGGCGGCGTCTACGTCTGCGAGATGATCACGACCCGCGCACTCGTCGAGCGGATCCCCAAGACGCTCAAGATGATCGCCTTCGCCGAGGACGAGAAGTTCCGCAGCCTGCAGCTCTACGGCGTGGACCCGGACGTGACCGCGGCCGCGGTGCGGATGGTCGGCGAGAACGACCTGGCCGACCACATCGATCTCAACTTCGGCTGCCCGGTGCCGAAGGTCACCCGCCGCGGCGGCGGGTCCGCGCTGCCCTGGCGGCGCAAGCTGTTCGGCCGGATCGTGCGGCAGGCCGCCGAGGCGGCCGCCGCGTACGGCATCCCGCTGACCATCAAGATGCGCAAGGGCATCGACGACGACCATCTGACGTACGTCGAAGCCGGCCTGACCGCGCAGGACGCCGGCGTGGCCGCGGTGGCGCTGCACGCGCGCACCGCCGAGCAGCGCTACTCCGGCCAGGCCGACTGGGACGCGATCGCCACCCTCAAGCAGGCGCTCGACGTGCCGGTGCTGGGCAACGGCGACATCTGGGAGGGCTCCGACGCGCTGCGGATGGTCGCGCACACCGGGGTCGACGGCGTGGTCGTCGGCCGTGGCTGCCTGGGGCGCCCGTGGCTGTTCGCCGACCTGGAGGCCGCGTTCACGCAGGGCGCCGGCTACCGCCCGGTGCTCCCGGCCCTCGGCGAGGTCGCGAAGATCATGTCGCGGCACGCGCAGCTGCTGGTGGAGGCGCTGGAGGACGAGAGGCACGGCTGCGCCGACTTCCGCAAGCACGTGGCGTGGTACCTGAAGGGCTTCCCGGTCGGTGGCGACCTGCGCCGCAGCCTGGCGATGATCTCCTCGCTCGCCGAGCTGGACGACCTGCTGGCCCGGCTCGACCCGGCCGTGCCGTTCCCGGTCGAGTCGCTGGGCCAGCCGCGCGGCCGGGTCAACGCCCCGGGCAAGGTCGCCCTGCCGCACGGCTGGCTCGACTCCCGGGACGACGACACCGTCCCCGAGGGCGCCGAGACCGACGAGTCCGGCGGCTAG
- a CDS encoding SDR family NAD(P)-dependent oxidoreductase: protein MATILITGSSDGIGRHTAAVLAADGHRVVLHARDERRAEDAHTAVPAAAAVLIGDLASLAQTCELAGRAAAAGPFDVVIHNAGVGGGQRAPQPTEDGLERIFQVNTLAPYLLTALMPAPARLVYLTSGLEAAGRARLDDLQWQARPWDGMQAYSDSKLYDVLLAFAVARHWPGTLSNAVDPGWIRTRLGGPDATDDLPEGAETQVWLATSDEPAATVTGHYFKRRTSLTANPQAYDEQLQERFLAVCADLTGVELPG, encoded by the coding sequence ATGGCGACGATTCTGATCACCGGGTCCAGCGACGGCATCGGACGGCACACCGCGGCGGTGCTGGCCGCGGACGGGCACCGGGTGGTGCTGCACGCCCGCGACGAGCGGCGGGCCGAGGACGCGCACACGGCCGTGCCGGCCGCCGCGGCCGTGCTCATCGGTGACCTGGCGTCCCTCGCGCAGACCTGTGAGCTGGCCGGCCGGGCGGCCGCGGCCGGGCCGTTCGACGTGGTGATCCACAACGCCGGGGTCGGGGGTGGGCAGCGGGCCCCGCAGCCCACCGAGGACGGCCTGGAGCGGATCTTTCAGGTGAACACGCTCGCCCCGTACCTGCTGACCGCGCTGATGCCGGCGCCGGCCCGGCTGGTCTATCTGACCTCGGGGCTGGAGGCGGCCGGCCGGGCGCGCCTCGACGACCTGCAGTGGCAGGCCCGGCCGTGGGACGGCATGCAGGCCTACAGCGACTCGAAGCTGTACGACGTGCTGCTCGCCTTCGCGGTGGCCCGGCACTGGCCCGGCACCCTGAGCAACGCCGTGGACCCGGGCTGGATCCGCACCCGGCTGGGCGGCCCGGACGCCACCGACGACCTGCCCGAGGGTGCGGAGACCCAGGTCTGGCTGGCCACCTCGGACGAGCCCGCGGCCACGGTCACCGGGCACTACTTCAAGCGCCGGACGTCGCTGACCGCCAACCCGCAGGCGTACGACGAGCAGTTGCAGGAGCGGTTCCTCGCCGTCTGCGCCGACCTCACCGGGGTGGAGCTGCCGGGGTAG
- a CDS encoding DUF2786 domain-containing protein, whose translation MPAREIVERVRVGDLDHETALDLLTGTPAAETDTALQAALAHEFDRLFRNGWQPVELHRAIARRGDPVQGRLVAEAATAFLTGKEPVDAGWRAQAESLAGGSPRRPDRIAVLDSSLALLTELRRLPAIEILVPPPGTPATTVHHHADQRVLDRVRALLAKAEATDFPAEAETYSAKAQELITRYRIEEVTAPAVDVTPFARRIGVDHPYENEKASLLDAVSRANGCRTVWSPELGFSTVFGFDADIDAVELLYTSLLVQANRAMTRDEPAKGKARVKAFRRSFLVAYAVRIGERLRRAAEREYAGHGDLLPVLRNRDVQVRAAMDRVFPRTVRARGSRVDSLEGWESGRAAADEAQLR comes from the coding sequence ATGCCGGCCCGGGAGATCGTCGAACGCGTCCGGGTCGGGGACCTCGACCACGAGACCGCCCTCGACCTGCTGACCGGCACACCGGCGGCGGAGACCGACACGGCCCTGCAGGCCGCGCTGGCCCACGAATTCGACCGGTTGTTCCGCAACGGGTGGCAGCCCGTCGAGCTGCACCGGGCCATCGCCCGCCGGGGCGACCCGGTCCAGGGCCGGCTGGTCGCCGAGGCGGCCACCGCGTTCCTGACCGGCAAGGAGCCCGTCGACGCCGGCTGGCGGGCCCAGGCCGAGAGCCTGGCCGGCGGCTCACCCCGGCGGCCGGACCGGATCGCCGTCCTGGACTCGTCGCTCGCGCTGCTCACCGAGCTGCGCCGCCTGCCGGCCATCGAGATCCTCGTCCCGCCGCCCGGCACCCCGGCCACCACCGTGCACCACCACGCCGACCAGCGGGTCCTCGACCGGGTGCGGGCGCTGCTGGCCAAGGCGGAGGCCACCGACTTCCCGGCCGAGGCGGAGACGTACAGCGCGAAGGCACAGGAGCTGATCACCCGGTACCGGATCGAGGAGGTCACCGCGCCGGCCGTGGACGTCACCCCGTTCGCCCGCCGGATCGGGGTGGACCATCCGTACGAGAACGAGAAGGCCAGCCTGCTCGACGCGGTCTCCCGGGCCAACGGCTGCCGTACGGTCTGGTCCCCGGAGCTCGGCTTCAGCACGGTCTTCGGGTTCGACGCCGACATCGACGCGGTGGAGCTGCTCTACACGTCCCTGCTGGTGCAGGCTAACCGGGCGATGACCCGGGACGAGCCGGCCAAGGGCAAGGCCCGGGTGAAGGCGTTCCGCCGGTCGTTCCTGGTGGCCTACGCGGTGCGGATCGGCGAGCGGCTGCGCCGGGCCGCCGAGCGGGAGTACGCCGGGCACGGCGACCTGCTGCCGGTGCTGCGCAACCGGGACGTGCAGGTCCGGGCCGCGATGGACCGGGTCTTCCCGCGTACGGTACGGGCCCGCGGCAGCCGCGTGGACAGCCTGGAGGGCTGGGAGTCCGGCCGGGCCGCCGCGGACGAGGCACAGCTGCGCTGA
- a CDS encoding roadblock/LC7 domain-containing protein has product MTVDPAVLDELGRLRSRVPELSGSVLATADGLVVAHDSHGIEPDTLAALAAAHLALARRFAHAVDHGELRESVVECDGGYITSYTAGPNALLTVVTSGDANLARVHLEARRCVRRIVKLLALEPAWQQPPRPEIPHQTGPSSIPLARRTPMATLSGIPRRRTAAG; this is encoded by the coding sequence ATGACGGTGGACCCGGCGGTACTCGACGAGCTCGGCCGCCTGCGCAGCAGGGTGCCGGAACTGTCCGGCAGCGTGCTCGCCACCGCCGACGGGCTGGTCGTCGCGCACGACTCGCACGGGATCGAACCGGACACCCTGGCCGCCCTCGCCGCCGCGCACCTGGCGCTGGCCCGCCGGTTCGCGCACGCGGTCGACCACGGGGAGCTGCGGGAGTCCGTCGTCGAGTGCGACGGCGGCTACATCACCTCGTACACCGCGGGCCCGAACGCGCTGCTGACCGTGGTCACCTCGGGGGACGCGAACCTGGCCCGGGTGCACCTGGAGGCGCGGCGGTGCGTACGCCGGATCGTCAAGCTCCTGGCCCTGGAGCCCGCGTGGCAGCAGCCCCCGCGACCGGAGATCCCGCATCAGACCGGACCGTCGTCGATCCCGCTGGCCCGGCGGACCCCGATGGCCACCCTGTCGGGCATCCCGCGCCGCCGCACGGCGGCCGGCTGA
- a CDS encoding DUF4388 domain-containing protein: protein MAATRTAAPGDLLTRIAAERQTGALVMGGHPGGAVYVFEGRVVYAESPAAPGVGELLTSSGRLAGRTWQNALDLGTSTARVGRLLVEQGHLTRGELELCVLGATYDAAYFALTTGPAPVEFLPAATHWLGPVVQIDTSAVLREVRRRVRLLDDILPNPRIDTAPVIPVPRPPRERVTITAPQWELLVHADGQRTPADLALLLGRAGYATIQELRRLAALGLLELPEARVPDLRPPPNAPPPPPETPPLPAAPPPPVPPPPPVPPPPPVPPPPPVPPPPDPPPPAPPPPPAPPPPDAAPPPAAPPPGGSSTGPNRLPRLARRKPGAKLPKEIAAAEHHPVHQGTDEVLLKRIRTALRALR from the coding sequence GTGGCCGCCACGAGGACCGCCGCGCCGGGTGATCTGCTCACGCGGATCGCCGCGGAACGGCAGACCGGAGCGCTGGTGATGGGCGGCCATCCCGGCGGCGCGGTCTACGTCTTCGAGGGGCGGGTCGTCTACGCCGAGTCGCCGGCCGCTCCGGGGGTCGGCGAACTGCTCACCTCGTCCGGCCGGTTGGCCGGGCGCACCTGGCAGAACGCGCTGGACCTGGGCACCTCCACCGCCCGGGTGGGCCGTCTGCTGGTCGAGCAGGGGCACCTGACCCGGGGGGAGCTGGAGCTGTGCGTGCTCGGCGCGACCTACGACGCGGCGTACTTCGCGCTCACCACCGGGCCCGCGCCGGTCGAGTTCCTGCCGGCCGCCACGCACTGGCTGGGGCCGGTGGTGCAGATCGACACCTCCGCGGTGCTGCGCGAGGTGCGGCGGCGGGTACGGCTGCTCGACGACATCCTGCCGAACCCGCGGATCGACACCGCGCCGGTGATCCCGGTGCCCCGGCCGCCGCGCGAGCGGGTGACCATCACCGCGCCGCAGTGGGAGCTGCTCGTCCACGCGGACGGCCAGCGCACCCCGGCGGACCTCGCCCTGCTGCTCGGCCGGGCCGGGTACGCGACCATCCAGGAGCTGCGGCGGCTGGCGGCGCTGGGTCTGCTCGAACTGCCCGAGGCACGCGTGCCGGACCTGCGCCCGCCGCCGAACGCCCCACCCCCGCCACCGGAGACACCGCCGCTGCCGGCCGCGCCGCCACCGCCGGTCCCGCCGCCACCGCCGGTCCCACCGCCACCGCCGGTCCCACCTCCACCGCCGGTCCCACCTCCACCGGACCCACCTCCACCGGCCCCGCCGCCACCACCAGCCCCGCCGCCACCGGACGCCGCGCCGCCGCCGGCCGCGCCACCGCCCGGTGGAAGCAGCACCGGCCCGAACCGGCTGCCCCGGCTGGCCCGCCGCAAGCCCGGCGCCAAGCTGCCGAAGGAGATCGCGGCCGCCGAGCATCACCCGGTGCACCAGGGCACCGACGAAGTTCTGCTCAAACGCATACGTACCGCATTGCGGGCACTGCGGTGA
- a CDS encoding DUF4388 domain-containing protein, whose product MSPDAPATATMRRLLSELGESGRTGALHVGGTPGGVFYLVAGRIAYAESPAAPSLAQRLIGSGRLTAQTWRAAYAEGHHGCRVGRVLLRDGWLGQHELAQRVAAAIAGAARVLLRQTDAPARFVPGERHWLGEVGSARAGVRPRRARARMPATGP is encoded by the coding sequence GTGAGTCCTGATGCACCGGCGACCGCGACGATGCGGCGTCTGCTGAGCGAGCTGGGCGAGTCCGGGCGTACCGGCGCACTGCACGTGGGTGGCACTCCGGGTGGGGTTTTCTACCTGGTGGCGGGACGGATCGCATACGCCGAGTCACCGGCCGCGCCGAGCCTGGCGCAACGGTTGATCGGCTCCGGTCGGCTGACCGCGCAGACCTGGCGGGCGGCATATGCGGAGGGTCACCACGGCTGCCGGGTGGGCCGGGTGCTGCTGCGCGACGGGTGGCTCGGGCAGCACGAGCTGGCCCAGCGGGTGGCGGCGGCGATCGCCGGGGCCGCGCGGGTGCTGCTGCGGCAGACGGACGCGCCGGCCCGGTTCGTGCCCGGGGAGCGGCACTGGCTGGGTGAGGTGGGATCGGCCCGGGCCGGCGTTCGGCCGCGCCGGGCCCGGGCACGGATGCCGGCCACTGGACCATGA
- a CDS encoding VOC family protein, which translates to MPSRWEQVVVDAADPARLAGWWAEALGYVVIAEGTDDVEIRRHPDELPGLLFTHVTDARRGKNRLHLDLRPDDQEAEVERLVNMGARPVDIDQGEVPWVVLADPEGNEFCVLASRV; encoded by the coding sequence ATGCCCAGTCGCTGGGAGCAGGTCGTGGTGGACGCGGCGGATCCCGCCCGGCTGGCCGGCTGGTGGGCCGAGGCGCTCGGCTACGTGGTCATCGCCGAGGGCACGGACGACGTGGAGATCCGGCGCCATCCGGACGAGCTGCCCGGGCTGCTGTTCACCCACGTCACCGACGCGCGCCGGGGCAAGAACCGGCTGCACCTGGACCTGCGCCCGGACGACCAGGAGGCCGAGGTGGAACGCCTGGTCAACATGGGCGCCCGGCCGGTCGACATCGATCAGGGCGAGGTGCCGTGGGTCGTGCTGGCCGACCCGGAGGGCAACGAGTTCTGTGTGCTGGCGTCCCGCGTCTGA
- a CDS encoding deoxyguanosinetriphosphate triphosphohydrolase: MTASDAQRWVSEPAKDSGYGRTPYQRDRARVLHSAGFRRLAAKTQVHTAGSDDFLRTRLTHSLEVAQISREMGARLGCDPDVVDVAGLAHDIGHPPFGHNGEAALDQVAGACGGFEGNAQTLRVLTRLEAKVPGAGLNLTRASLDACAKYPWFRRPGARKFGVYADDEPVFSWLRAGRADDRRCLEAQVMDWADDVAYSVHDVEDGVHGGYLDLGLLLRDPVERAELCADVAATYSDETPDRLGEALDRLLADPAVAAAGDYDGSYPAQIALKRMTSVLTGRFVSSAVGATHSRYGTEPMRRYQADLVVPATARDQCALLKGMAFRYVMRTRAAEQRYQRQRTVLIELVEALGRTPERLDPLFRPCHAAARTDADALRVIVDQVASLTDHAAVAWHRALVAQR; encoded by the coding sequence ATGACGGCGTCCGACGCGCAGCGGTGGGTATCCGAGCCGGCCAAGGACAGCGGTTACGGCCGGACCCCGTACCAGCGCGATCGGGCCCGGGTGCTGCACTCGGCCGGCTTCCGCCGGCTGGCGGCCAAGACCCAGGTGCACACCGCCGGGTCCGACGACTTCCTGCGTACCAGGCTGACCCACTCCCTGGAGGTCGCCCAGATCTCCCGGGAGATGGGGGCCCGGCTCGGCTGCGACCCGGACGTGGTGGACGTCGCCGGGCTGGCCCACGACATCGGCCACCCGCCGTTCGGCCACAACGGGGAGGCCGCCCTCGACCAGGTCGCCGGAGCGTGCGGCGGGTTCGAGGGCAACGCGCAGACGCTGCGGGTGCTGACCCGGCTGGAGGCCAAGGTGCCCGGCGCCGGCCTGAACCTGACCCGCGCCTCGCTGGACGCCTGCGCCAAGTACCCGTGGTTCCGCCGCCCCGGCGCCCGCAAGTTCGGCGTCTACGCCGACGACGAGCCGGTCTTCAGCTGGCTGCGGGCCGGCCGCGCCGACGACCGCCGCTGCCTGGAGGCGCAGGTGATGGACTGGGCGGACGACGTGGCGTACTCGGTGCACGACGTCGAGGACGGCGTGCACGGCGGCTACCTCGACCTCGGCCTGCTGCTGCGCGACCCGGTCGAGCGCGCCGAGCTGTGCGCCGACGTCGCCGCCACCTACTCCGACGAGACCCCGGACCGGCTCGGCGAGGCCCTGGACCGGCTGCTCGCCGACCCGGCGGTGGCCGCGGCCGGCGACTACGACGGCTCCTATCCGGCGCAGATCGCCCTCAAACGGATGACCAGCGTGCTGACCGGCCGGTTCGTCTCCTCCGCGGTCGGCGCCACGCACAGCCGGTACGGCACCGAGCCGATGCGCCGCTACCAGGCCGACCTGGTCGTCCCGGCCACCGCCCGGGACCAGTGCGCACTGCTCAAGGGCATGGCCTTCCGATACGTGATGCGCACCCGCGCCGCCGAGCAGCGCTACCAGCGGCAGCGCACCGTGCTGATCGAGCTGGTCGAGGCGCTCGGCCGTACGCCCGAGCGGCTGGACCCGCTGTTCCGGCCGTGCCACGCGGCCGCCCGCACCGACGCCGACGCCCTGCGGGTGATCGTGGACCAGGTGGCGTCGCTGACCGATCACGCCGCGGTGGCCTGGCACCGCGCCCTGGTCGCGCAACGGTGA
- the dnaG gene encoding DNA primase has translation MYAVAGRVKDEDIALVRDRTSIADVISETVTLRSAGGGNLKGLCPFHDEKTPSFNVSPARNVYFCFGCGQGGDAIKFLMDAEHLSFVESVERLAGKAGIQLRYDTDGSAPSGPRPQVGQRQRLIAAHASAVEFYRDQLGSPGARKAREFLAERGFGRDTAEKYGCGFAPDSWDALSKHLRLRGFTADELITAGLAKTARSGSLIDRFRRRLLWPIRDLSGDVIGFGARKLFDDDDGPKYLNTPETPLYKKSHVLYGIDHAKREIAKRGRAVIVEGYTDVMACHEAGELTAVATCGTAFGVDHIGVLRRLLMDSDSFTGEIIYTFDGDAAGQKAALRAFEEDQRFVGRTFIAVSPDNMDPCELRLARGDLAVRDMIAGREPLVDFALRHTISRFDLDTVEGRVEAMRRAAPLVAKIKDREKRPEYARKLAGDLGMDLEPVQRAVNNALRGEAAEPRAPRPQAVADSPQRLVEREALKLALQEPVLAGPMFDALGPENYADPVLAALREAVAHAGGAASAAGGVVWIEKVRDACADLAGQGLVSELAVEPLRVDGVADPRYVQVTLARLQAGALTTRIRDLKSKVQRLNPVTHKDQYLALAGELFSLEQQARALREQAAGGM, from the coding sequence ATGTATGCCGTGGCGGGCAGGGTCAAGGACGAGGACATCGCACTGGTCCGCGACCGCACCTCGATCGCCGACGTGATCAGCGAGACCGTGACGCTGCGTTCGGCCGGGGGCGGCAACCTGAAGGGGCTGTGCCCCTTCCACGACGAGAAGACCCCGTCGTTCAACGTCTCCCCGGCCCGGAACGTGTATTTCTGCTTCGGCTGCGGCCAGGGCGGGGACGCCATCAAGTTCCTGATGGACGCGGAGCACCTGTCGTTCGTCGAGTCGGTGGAGCGGCTGGCCGGCAAGGCCGGCATCCAGCTGCGATACGACACCGACGGCTCCGCGCCGTCCGGCCCGCGCCCGCAGGTCGGGCAGCGGCAACGGCTGATCGCCGCGCACGCCTCGGCCGTCGAGTTCTACCGCGACCAGCTCGGCTCGCCCGGCGCCCGCAAGGCCCGGGAGTTCCTCGCCGAGCGCGGCTTCGGCCGGGACACGGCGGAGAAGTACGGGTGCGGCTTCGCCCCGGACTCCTGGGACGCGCTCAGCAAGCACCTGCGGCTGCGGGGCTTCACCGCCGACGAGCTGATCACCGCCGGCCTGGCCAAGACGGCCCGGTCCGGCTCGCTGATCGACCGGTTCCGCCGCCGGCTGCTCTGGCCGATCCGGGACCTCAGCGGTGACGTGATCGGGTTCGGCGCGCGGAAGCTGTTCGACGACGACGACGGCCCGAAATACCTGAACACCCCGGAGACGCCGCTCTACAAGAAGTCGCACGTGCTCTACGGCATCGACCACGCCAAGCGGGAGATCGCCAAGCGCGGCCGAGCGGTGATCGTCGAGGGGTACACCGACGTGATGGCCTGTCACGAGGCGGGCGAGCTGACCGCCGTGGCCACCTGCGGCACCGCGTTCGGGGTGGACCACATCGGGGTGCTGCGCCGGCTGCTGATGGACAGCGACAGCTTCACCGGCGAGATCATCTACACCTTCGACGGGGACGCCGCCGGGCAGAAGGCGGCGCTGCGGGCGTTCGAGGAGGACCAGCGGTTCGTCGGGCGTACCTTCATCGCGGTCAGCCCGGACAACATGGACCCGTGCGAGCTGCGCCTGGCCCGCGGCGATCTGGCGGTCCGCGACATGATCGCCGGCCGCGAGCCGCTGGTCGACTTCGCGCTGCGGCACACCATCTCCCGGTTCGACCTGGACACCGTCGAGGGCCGGGTGGAGGCGATGCGGCGCGCCGCGCCGCTGGTCGCGAAGATCAAGGACCGGGAGAAACGACCCGAGTACGCCCGCAAGCTCGCCGGTGATCTCGGCATGGACCTGGAGCCGGTGCAGCGGGCGGTGAACAACGCGCTGCGTGGCGAGGCGGCCGAGCCGCGCGCCCCGCGCCCGCAGGCGGTGGCCGACTCGCCGCAGCGGCTGGTCGAGCGCGAGGCGCTGAAGCTGGCCCTGCAGGAGCCGGTGCTGGCCGGACCGATGTTCGACGCGCTCGGGCCGGAGAACTACGCCGACCCGGTACTGGCCGCGCTGCGCGAGGCGGTGGCGCATGCCGGTGGGGCGGCGTCGGCGGCCGGCGGCGTGGTCTGGATCGAGAAGGTGCGTGACGCCTGCGCCGATCTGGCCGGACAGGGGCTGGTCAGCGAGCTGGCGGTGGAGCCGCTGCGGGTGGACGGCGTGGCCGACCCCCGCTACGTGCAGGTCACCCTGGCCCGATTGCAGGCCGGCGCGCTGACCACCCGGATCCGTGATCTCAAGTCCAAGGTCCAGCGGCTGAACCCGGTCACCCACAAGGACCAGTATCTGGCGCTCGCCGGGGAGCTCTTCTCGCTGGAACAGCAGGCCCGGGCCCTGCGTGAACAGGCGGCAGGTGGCATGTGA